The segment TAATCCCATTTTTCTCTCTATATACAACAGCTCTTTCACCCATCCAACTTCTGAATACTGCTTCTATTGCCAATCCTAATTGTTCATTTGGCGTATCTGGGAATTTTCTTTTTGTATGATTTTCACAAATTTTCTTATACTCTTTAACAATTTTTTTGAGTGATTCTACGTTTAGTTTACTATCGTCAGTTACTCCTTGTTTGCTTTTTGCAGAATCTAACACATGATCAAATTTTTCATCATTTACTCCAAAGACGACTTTTCCAAATAATTGGATGAATCTTCTATACGAGTCCCATGAGAATCTAGGATTTTTTGTTTGTACCGCAAATCCTTCTACAGTTTTTTCATTTAATCCTAAATTCAAAATTGTATCCATCATTCCTGGCATAGAAATTGCAGCTCCAGAACGAACAGAAACCAATAGTGGATTTTTAGTTGAATTCCATTTCTTTCCAGTCTTTTTTTCCATTTTTAGAATATTTTTCATCACTGCTGGCATGACGTCTTTTGGAAGCTTTCTTCCATTTTCATAATACTTGTTACAAACTTCTGTTGTTATCGTAAATCCTGGTGGCACTGGTAATTTTAGGCGTGTCATTTCGCTCAATCCTGCACCTTTTCCTCCTAACAACATTCTCTTTTTACTATCTGCTTCTTCGAAGGCGTAAACTGGCTTATTTTTTACCATGAAAAATTTGTCGATTTACTGGCTTTTTAAACCCTTACAAAATTCTGAGATAATTTTTTCCCAGTTCTTTGCTTTGACAATTCCACTAGCAACTAGAATTCCTCTTGATCCTAGTTCTTTTGCTTTTGAAACATCTTGACCTGAAACAATTCCTGCACCGCATAACAATTTTGTAGAATTTTTAGCAGAACTAACTGCTTTCACTGCATTTGTAATCAATGCTGGTTTTTCAGTAGAAATTGCTCTTCCTGTTCCAATTAATTCTGGAGGTTCAATTGCAATGAATGTTGGATTTAATTTTGCATATTTTTTTGCCTCATTGACATTTTTTACACATAGTACTGTCTTTAGTTTTAATTTTTTTAACCGTTTTACTAAAGAAATAATCTCTTTTTCAGAAATTCGATGCTCACTATGATTAATTATGGAGCCATTAATTTTTGATTTTTTAACAATTTCTGGAACCATGAATCCTGTTGTACTTCCAACCTTCTTGTCATCTACGTGTTGCGCTAAAACTGTAATCTTAAATTTTGTAATTAATGGAATGAGGTGGTGTGGAGGTGCAATTGCAATTGGCACTTTATACTTTTTTGAGATTTTCTCTGAGATTTTTGCAATCTTGATAATCTTATCTCCTGCTATTTCGTCATAATTTTTACAATTTATGATAAACATTTTATTTCCTAATTGATTCGAAGGCTTTCTCATATTTTAGCTTCATTATGAGAACTGTCATTGTCAAAAACATGGCCGCTACATTAACACCTATTATGTAAACATCATCAATTTCAATTCCATAAACAAGCCATAACGCAGCACCCGAAAATATTGCAATAACCAAATATTTTGAAACATCTTCAAGCTTTTTTGTTTTATAGCCTTGAATTATTTGTGGAACCCATCCTATGAGGATTAAAACTCCTGCTGCTATTGCAACTATTCCTAATGTAAATTCGTCTAACATGTCTAATTCCAGAAAAATTGGTCCAATCCTGTTTGTTTTGGTTTACCAAGAATAGTATCAAAATCTAGATCCATTGATGATGTAATCTGTTCCAAAGTACTTTCCATAAACTCCATGTATTTTCCAGAGTCAATTTCATCCTGTCTTGCCAATTCCACTGGTTTTACACCCGGTTTGTTGAGTATTTTAACATATGATATGATATCTCCTTTCTTTATCTCTCTAGTTGTTTCCAGTTGTTTTGCAGCTCGAATATGTTGTGGGATTGTTTTGACATATTCTGCAGGCGCTTTACTGAGTGTGACATTAAATGTTAATTCTTTCAATGGAATACTTTTTTCTTGAACTCGTTTTGCATAATCTGCAATTTTATCACTAACCTTCTTTTTTGCATTACCAAATTGTTCTTCATTTTCAACCTCTGCAAGAATGTCTAGTAGTTCATAAAATAATGTCTTGATAAACGGTGGCGTATGTGATTTTTTTCCTGTTAAGCCTTTTACGTCGACTTTGCCCTTTTTTGTAACCCCGAAATAATTTTTTTTCCTATTACTTAATACCACATATCTGTATTCTTTGTCAATCTCTAATTCTACTCCATGATCTTTTTTTGCTAGTTTTATGACATCGTCAATTTGTTGTACAGTTGGTTTTTTTACAAAAAGTGAATCTGTGTCTCCATATAGAACCTCTAACTGTATTCCTTTACATTTTTCAATTGTATCCATAATGATGTATCTTCCTAATGCAGTGGTTGCCTCTGCCGCTGGAAGAAAATACAATGGGAATATTTCTGCACCCATAACTCCATAGCTTGCATTGAGTATGACCTTCAAAGCTTGACTTACTACTGTATACAACTGTCTCTCTTCGTCTGTAATGTTTTCTTTTTTTGATAAACTTTTGTAATAATTAACTCTCAAATCTCTCAATGAGCCAATAATTAATGACGTTAGCCCATTCTTTTTTGTACATCCCCAATGAGACGTTCCTGGTATTGCATTTTTTTTACATTCTTCGTGTGGGCATCTAACAGTTTCATATGATAAATTATTCACTTTAATTATGCTCGGATATAGACTTGCAAAATCCATCACTGTTACATCAAAATGAACTCCTTCAACAGGTTCTATCACAAGGCCACCACGATATTTTTTATCTTTTATCACTGCATCGTTTGCCATCCCAGCTGATTTTCCTTCAATTTCATTTCGTCTCGGTATGAGGAAATTATTTTTTCTGTGTTCATAATATAGTAAACTACGAATCCATTGTGAAACTCCCATTCTTGAAATATCATCAATTGGCATTCTTGCAATTCTTGTAATTACGACTAGAAGATTCATGAGTAAATCTTCATTAAAACTAGTTAGCTTGAATGTCAGATATGCATCATTTTGACAATATTTTGCAATTTGATAGTATGTCATATTGTCAATTTCTACCCCGTAATCCATTTTCTGTTCACCTAACACTCCCTTTGAAACACTATTGAGAGAAAAATCAGAATATTTTTGAGAGAATACGTAAATTTGAAATGCTTTATTTGAAAATGTTCTGTACAAATCCAAATGAACTCCTTTTGTCAATGTTGCAGAATCTTTCATCATGTATAATGGATTCACATCTTCTGAAATTCCTAATCTTTTTGCACGATTATACAAGTATGGTAAATCAAAACCATCTCCGTTGTATGTGATTAATACTGGATATTTTTTTACCAATCCAAATGCATCTTCAATTAGT is part of the Candidatus Nitrosopelagicus brevis genome and harbors:
- the tpiA gene encoding triose-phosphate isomerase codes for the protein MFIINCKNYDEIAGDKIIKIAKISEKISKKYKVPIAIAPPHHLIPLITKFKITVLAQHVDDKKVGSTTGFMVPEIVKKSKINGSIINHSEHRISEKEIISLVKRLKKLKLKTVLCVKNVNEAKKYAKLNPTFIAIEPPELIGTGRAISTEKPALITNAVKAVSSAKNSTKLLCGAGIVSGQDVSKAKELGSRGILVASGIVKAKNWEKIISEFCKGLKSQ
- a CDS encoding SemiSWEET family sugar transporter; this encodes MLDEFTLGIVAIAAGVLILIGWVPQIIQGYKTKKLEDVSKYLVIAIFSGAALWLVYGIEIDDVYIIGVNVAAMFLTMTVLIMKLKYEKAFESIRK
- a CDS encoding DNA-directed DNA polymerase I, with product MEAVEDFKQDEVANIPNSLLISAAYIGKTKKVSLKFYNPESEKIYIWEDKTGHRPYCFSKMAPEDLDFLSERDDVIEIKTVKKIDTLKDKEIPVSKIIVTDPLAIGGTQTTQSIRNVVESWESDIKYYENYLYDNSLIIGKYYKIENDKIIPHDFEMSDETNLAMKSMLFDKLGNTGMTDTKQFEEEVSNWAELLNQPVPKIRRMSLDIEVETDGRRLPDVKIADKKVTAIGFEASDGMKRVFVLRRDGIEEGVNDLDKNIQVVFYEKDQEKKLIEDAFGLVKKYPVLITYNGDGFDLPYLYNRAKRLGISEDVNPLYMMKDSATLTKGVHLDLYRTFSNKAFQIYVFSQKYSDFSLNSVSKGVLGEQKMDYGVEIDNMTYYQIAKYCQNDAYLTFKLTSFNEDLLMNLLVVITRIARMPIDDISRMGVSQWIRSLLYYEHRKNNFLIPRRNEIEGKSAGMANDAVIKDKKYRGGLVIEPVEGVHFDVTVMDFASLYPSIIKVNNLSYETVRCPHEECKKNAIPGTSHWGCTKKNGLTSLIIGSLRDLRVNYYKSLSKKENITDEERQLYTVVSQALKVILNASYGVMGAEIFPLYFLPAAEATTALGRYIIMDTIEKCKGIQLEVLYGDTDSLFVKKPTVQQIDDVIKLAKKDHGVELEIDKEYRYVVLSNRKKNYFGVTKKGKVDVKGLTGKKSHTPPFIKTLFYELLDILAEVENEEQFGNAKKKVSDKIADYAKRVQEKSIPLKELTFNVTLSKAPAEYVKTIPQHIRAAKQLETTREIKKGDIISYVKILNKPGVKPVELARQDEIDSGKYMEFMESTLEQITSSMDLDFDTILGKPKQTGLDQFFWN